Proteins encoded in a region of the Zea mays cultivar B73 chromosome 2, Zm-B73-REFERENCE-NAM-5.0, whole genome shotgun sequence genome:
- the LOC100281438 gene encoding uncharacterized protein LOC100281438 — MGKQQQAPPARRSTAMSAPPPPKRRKKKGRPSLLDLQKRSLRLEQQLQQQQPKGRRSNRRSAGSADEDDDGPASGSGRREKKLRLVMGLHDGSPKVEKTRKATDGHEEPSDSGPTTPLPNKKLLLFILDRLQKKDTYGVFSEPVDPEELPDYHDIVKHPMDFSTIRKKLDKGAYSNLEQFEDDVFLISTNAMCYNSPDTIYYRQARGIQEIAKKDFENLRQDSDASDPEPEPELELEPEPEEPKPQPRRGRPPNKNNAKQKVGKPPTERATADFSGATLATAANIGRHAQADVDLSRRAMDKAMMDMLRASFANRRNEHNWSGERKFERFEECSGYRGTWSAKMGKRPILMEDSRRSTYCETQPSNSIYELPVSSSYNGTKKLLVPVGVQLQQSYSRSLARFAAQLGPVCWEIASRRIERSLAPGTKFGRGWVGDGETPNSFQPPVLAAFSETTTPQDRTAASGEQPCPSMSSPPATEACAGNDRSHLAGSQPDATPYASTSTTQRMSSEALASQQCGSLPQISINRAERTLEMMKGSPNNLHGHPGMQQTANGFNAVPGPMMFPHVAQLVVNQMQTHTAD, encoded by the exons ATGGGCAAGCAGCAGCAGGCGCCACCGGCGCGGCGGTCCACGGCGATGTCGGCGCCTCCGCCACCGAAGCGCCGGAAGAAGAAGGGCCGGCCTTCCCTCCTCGACCTCCAGAAGCGGAGCCTCCGCCTcgagcagcagctccagcagcaGCAGCCCAAGGGGCGACGCTCCAACCGCCGGAGCGCCGGCTCcgcggacgaggacgacgacggccCCGCCTCCGGCTCCGGCCGCCGCGAGAAGAAGCTGCGCCTCGTCATGGGCCTCCACGACGGATCACCCAAG GTAGAAAAGACGAGGAAAGCGACGGATGGGCATGAAG AGCCGTCAGATTCCGGGCCCACAACACCTTTGCCAAACAAAAAGTTATTGCTCTTCATCCTTGATAGGCTACAGAA GAAGGATACATATGGTGTATTTTCAGAGCCTGTTGATCCTGAAGAG CTACCTGACTATCATGACATTGTAAAGCATCCGATGGATTTTTCGACAATACGTAAGAAGCTCGATAAGGGTGCCTATTCCAACTTGGAGCAATTTGAG GACGATGTGTTCCTGATAAGCACCAACGCGATGTGCTACAATTCACCAGATACAATATACTATCGACAG GCACGAGGTATTCAAGAGATCGCTAAAAAGGATTTTGAGAATCTTAGGCAAGATAGTGATGCCAGTGATCCAGAACCGGAACCAGAATTGGAGCTGGAGCCAGAACCAGAAGAACCAAAGCCACAGCCTCGCAGGGGCAGGCCTCCAAACAAGAACAATGCCAAACAGAAAGTTGGGAAGCCACCAACAGAACGTGCTACTGCAGATTTTTCTGGTGCAACGCTTGCTACTGCCGCAAATATTGGACGCCATGCACAGGCAGATGTTGATCTGTCACGAAGAGCAATGGATAAAGCGATgatggatatgctgagagcttcttTTGCCAATAGAAGGAATGAGCATAATTGGTCTGGCGAGCGGAAATTTGAAAGATTTGAAGAGTGCTCAG GTTATAGGGGTACATGGTCCGCAAAAATGGGGAAGAGGCCAATTCTGATGGAAGATAGTCGCCGAAGCACATATTGTGAGACTCAACCATCCAATTCAATATATGAGCTGCCGGTATCGTCATCCTACAATGGGACAAAGAAGCTGCTAGTACCA GTTGGGGTTCAGTTACAGCAGTCCTATTCCCGCAGCTTGGCACGATTTGCTGCACAACTTGGTCCTGTGTGCTGGGAGATTGCATCAAGGCGAATTgaacgaagccttgctcctggaaCAAAGTTTGGTCGCGGGTGGGTAGGAGATGGCGAAACACCAAACTCTTTTCAGCCACCCGTACTAGCTGCATTTTCAGAAACAACGACACCGCAAGACCGTACAGCAGCTTCAGGTGAGCAGCCATGCCCATCTATGAGCAGCCCTCCTGCCACCGAGGCCTGTGCTGGCAACGACAGAAGCCATTTGGCGGGATCTCAGCCAGATGCTACGCCATATGCTTCTACCAGCACAACGCAGAGGATGAGTTCCGAAGCATTAGCAAGCCAGCAATGTGGATCACTACCACAAATTTCGATAAACCGAGCTGAACGTACCCTTGAGATGATGAAGGGCAGCCCCAATAATCTTCACGGACACCCAGGCATGCAGCAAACTGCGAATGGTTTCAATGCTGTTCCAG GACCAATGATGTTCCCACATGTGGCTCAACTGGTGGTGAATCAGATGCAGACACATACGGCTGATTGA
- the LOC100281438 gene encoding uncharacterized protein isoform X1 has translation MGKQQQAPPARRSTAMSAPPPPKRRKKKGRPSLLDLQKRSLRLEQQLQQQQPKGRRSNRRSAGSADEDDDGPASGSGRREKKLRLVMGLHDGSPKQVEKTRKATDGHEEPSDSGPTTPLPNKKLLLFILDRLQKKDTYGVFSEPVDPEELPDYHDIVKHPMDFSTIRKKLDKGAYSNLEQFEDDVFLISTNAMCYNSPDTIYYRQARGIQEIAKKDFENLRQDSDASDPEPEPELELEPEPEEPKPQPRRGRPPNKNNAKQKVGKPPTERATADFSGATLATAANIGRHAQADVDLSRRAMDKAMMDMLRASFANRRNEHNWSGERKFERFEECSGYRGTWSAKMGKRPILMEDSRRSTYCETQPSNSIYELPVSSSYNGTKKLLVPVGVQLQQSYSRSLARFAAQLGPVCWEIASRRIERSLAPGTKFGRGWVGDGETPNSFQPPVLAAFSETTTPQDRTAASGEQPCPSMSSPPATEACAGNDRSHLAGSQPDATPYASTSTTQRMSSEALASQQCGSLPQISINRAERTLEMMKGSPNNLHGHPGMQQTANGFNAVPGPMMFPHVAQLVVNQMQTHTAD, from the exons ATGGGCAAGCAGCAGCAGGCGCCACCGGCGCGGCGGTCCACGGCGATGTCGGCGCCTCCGCCACCGAAGCGCCGGAAGAAGAAGGGCCGGCCTTCCCTCCTCGACCTCCAGAAGCGGAGCCTCCGCCTcgagcagcagctccagcagcaGCAGCCCAAGGGGCGACGCTCCAACCGCCGGAGCGCCGGCTCcgcggacgaggacgacgacggccCCGCCTCCGGCTCCGGCCGCCGCGAGAAGAAGCTGCGCCTCGTCATGGGCCTCCACGACGGATCACCCAAG CAGGTAGAAAAGACGAGGAAAGCGACGGATGGGCATGAAG AGCCGTCAGATTCCGGGCCCACAACACCTTTGCCAAACAAAAAGTTATTGCTCTTCATCCTTGATAGGCTACAGAA GAAGGATACATATGGTGTATTTTCAGAGCCTGTTGATCCTGAAGAG CTACCTGACTATCATGACATTGTAAAGCATCCGATGGATTTTTCGACAATACGTAAGAAGCTCGATAAGGGTGCCTATTCCAACTTGGAGCAATTTGAG GACGATGTGTTCCTGATAAGCACCAACGCGATGTGCTACAATTCACCAGATACAATATACTATCGACAG GCACGAGGTATTCAAGAGATCGCTAAAAAGGATTTTGAGAATCTTAGGCAAGATAGTGATGCCAGTGATCCAGAACCGGAACCAGAATTGGAGCTGGAGCCAGAACCAGAAGAACCAAAGCCACAGCCTCGCAGGGGCAGGCCTCCAAACAAGAACAATGCCAAACAGAAAGTTGGGAAGCCACCAACAGAACGTGCTACTGCAGATTTTTCTGGTGCAACGCTTGCTACTGCCGCAAATATTGGACGCCATGCACAGGCAGATGTTGATCTGTCACGAAGAGCAATGGATAAAGCGATgatggatatgctgagagcttcttTTGCCAATAGAAGGAATGAGCATAATTGGTCTGGCGAGCGGAAATTTGAAAGATTTGAAGAGTGCTCAG GTTATAGGGGTACATGGTCCGCAAAAATGGGGAAGAGGCCAATTCTGATGGAAGATAGTCGCCGAAGCACATATTGTGAGACTCAACCATCCAATTCAATATATGAGCTGCCGGTATCGTCATCCTACAATGGGACAAAGAAGCTGCTAGTACCA GTTGGGGTTCAGTTACAGCAGTCCTATTCCCGCAGCTTGGCACGATTTGCTGCACAACTTGGTCCTGTGTGCTGGGAGATTGCATCAAGGCGAATTgaacgaagccttgctcctggaaCAAAGTTTGGTCGCGGGTGGGTAGGAGATGGCGAAACACCAAACTCTTTTCAGCCACCCGTACTAGCTGCATTTTCAGAAACAACGACACCGCAAGACCGTACAGCAGCTTCAGGTGAGCAGCCATGCCCATCTATGAGCAGCCCTCCTGCCACCGAGGCCTGTGCTGGCAACGACAGAAGCCATTTGGCGGGATCTCAGCCAGATGCTACGCCATATGCTTCTACCAGCACAACGCAGAGGATGAGTTCCGAAGCATTAGCAAGCCAGCAATGTGGATCACTACCACAAATTTCGATAAACCGAGCTGAACGTACCCTTGAGATGATGAAGGGCAGCCCCAATAATCTTCACGGACACCCAGGCATGCAGCAAACTGCGAATGGTTTCAATGCTGTTCCAG GACCAATGATGTTCCCACATGTGGCTCAACTGGTGGTGAATCAGATGCAGACACATACGGCTGATTGA